From the bacterium genome, the window CTCGCCTGCCTGCCGCAGGCAGGGATTTCCTCTGGTCGCGCGACCCTGTCGCGCGACCAGATTTCATTTTGTATACTGAACAATGGATAGTAGGCGACAACGCGCGGTTCTCCTTGCGATTGTTGGAAGCAGGCCTGCCTGTCGGACAGGCAGGCTTGACCCGGAATCCAGTTTTTTGGCACCCATTGACAAATGCATAGAAGTCATGCTAATATATAACCAGCATCTCGTTGGTTGCACGCCCAAATTCCATCTTGTTGATGGATAGTGCGGGTGATGCGTTTTTGGACAGGAGGTCTGCGATGAGTTCGCCGACGTTCGACATGTGGAAGCGGATGATCCGCGACGGTCAGCCGAACGCGTTGAGCAACGAGCGTCTCGTGAAGCTCGTGGAGAGCGGGCTCTGGGATGCCGTCGTGGATGCGCCCAACTACAGGGCGCTCAAGGCGAAGATTGAGAGTGGTGTGTGGCTGGCTCCGACCGTTCCGACTTCCAAGATCGGTGCCACTCCGACTCTCAAGACCGAGCGCAAGTGGCACGCAGAGGAGGGAGTCATCTACTTTTCGGTCACGTCCAACGGGATGACCGGGGAGCAGTGGATTGCTCGTTTGGAACAGTTGGGCTTCGGCGTGGGCGACTATGCGCAGCAACTGCTCTGTTTGGGCGGCTTTGAGTCAACTTCTGGCATCACAGCCAAGATTGCGGTTGTGACGAAGAAGGGCATTTTTGAAGCGCGGGAGCAGGAACTTATGAAGCCAAACGCCGAGGTGGCTTGCCTCATCCGGGAGATGTTCTCGGACGAAGAGCTTGCGGCCATGGGCCTCTGGCGGATCGTCGTAATGCACGAGCCGCTCAAGGATGCCGATGGTGACGCGCTTCGTCTCAGTGTGCGCCGCGGGGGTGGCGGTCTGTGGCTAGATACATTCGATGGTCATCCGCTCAATGGATGGCTTCGTGGCCGCGGGTTTGCCTACGCCGTCGCATAAGGATACCGTTCGATTTCCGGTCCCGTGCATTCACTCGCGCGGGACCGTTCTCATTTGCACGACAAGCCCTATTTTTTTTTGCATCCTTGCGCCCGTTCCTGCCCACCCCACACAACATCCTTACAAACTCCAGTTTGTAAGGATGTTGTGTGGGGTGTATACTCTTGGATATGGGAAAAATAAAAACCGCAAAGCAGATGGAGCGGCATCTGAAGGGAATGGCGAATCACTACCGGATTGAGGTGTTGCTGCTTGTTGGCGAGCGCGAGGGCGTTACGTTAGAGGGGATTATTGAAGCGTTGAAAGCGAATCCCAAAACGATCGGCGAACATGTGCGGCGTTTGCATCATGCAGGGTTGATAAACAAAAAATACCGCGGGAGGTTCGTCGAGCACGCCTTGTCGCCGTACGGGAAAACCTTTACACGTTTCCTTAAGTCGTTTCAGCAGACTTAGCGCGCACTATGCGCGCATTATAACATCCTTACAAACTGGAGTTTGTAAGGATGTTATAAAATAGCAAATCATGCCTATTGTGTCCGCAACTGAAAAAAATAT encodes:
- a CDS encoding ArsR family transcriptional regulator, with the translated sequence MGKIKTAKQMERHLKGMANHYRIEVLLLVGEREGVTLEGIIEALKANPKTIGEHVRRLHHAGLINKKYRGRFVEHALSPYGKTFTRFLKSFQQT